CTCGGCATTCTCTCGCCTAACAAATTTATGCTCAGGCGAGCTAGCAAGCCAACATTGAGGGAAGTCGGCAAATTCAGTAGGATGCTGCACCCTAAACCACTCCACCCTAAACCTCTTCAACGAAGTTGTTACATTCTCAGTAATTTTCTTCTCTTTCCTCAATATTTTGAAGGTAGCAAAGTCATAAGGTCCAGCAAATATCATACCATAAATACTAGCAAACAGTCACACCGAGAAAGGTATGTCGTTAGCCTTATAAAGATTCAGAAGGGTAAATAAGTGCCTAATAGCATTAGGGTGAAATTGGCTAAGGGGCATCCTATAGAAGTGGAGCATAAATTTCAACTCATCACATAAAGGAAACCTAACTCCAGACTGCAAATGCTCCAAACAAATAACCATATAACCCGGATCTACAGGAGAATTTATGGTCACGGAAAGTGGAGATAACTCTAATTTATATTCGGCAGGAATCTTAAATCGTTTAGACCAATAGACTAAGTCTGTCGATCTCACGGTAGCAAACGAAGTTTCCATCAAAACTTGTCTCTTCTCGGCAGTCTCGGTCttacttttaaacaattttctcGGCCAAACCGAAGAAGTAGCTTCAGAATCTAAGCATTCCGGATCTACCGGGTCAATAGCATCATCACCCTCCTCGTAATCCAATACTTCCACCTTATTCTGAGAATCCTCTTCACCAGACATAGGTACTaaactaatattataaataacacACGgcagaaaacaaataaaagaaaaagtgaaCCCAGCCGAAGGATCTGGCACGACTATCCTAccccaaaaaaataaagaacaaaTCAAGAAATACACATGAACAAACAACAATTACTAAATGAACACACGAATAAAAGatcaaagaaagaaaataagcaAACTTACTGATGAATAGTCGAAACAGAGGCCTTGAACAAACTTGAGCACAAGAAAAACAAGAACACAATAACAGAGAaataaagagagagaaaattgaacaataagaaaaaaaacgaaaaaatgGCAAAACAATATATAAAGACCGAGCAGGTGCAACCCAACATTCGCAAACATACAAAAAGCCATCATTAAAGACATCCATTACTGCCCAACCGACAGGTGTCAAGCAACACAAACGAAACGTCATCAGCAAGTAACCGCCATAATTTGAAAACACAAGACAGATGTCCATCCACCAAAAGTCAACACAGCCAAACTTAAAAGGACAACTCGGAAAATTCCGAACATAAATATTCGGTCTCGCAGGAAGGAGGGGCTTGTGATAACATACCAAACGGACCGTCCAAAACCCGAGCATAAATGCGCCACCTACTTTTAAGATCACCGTAATCACACTACTAACCACCGAGGACAACTCACTCTCCGACCAAACAGACATAGATAGCATCTTAAATAAACCTAACAAGAATCAGAATATAAAGACCTAGCAGCCACTCCCGAGTAAGAAGTCACCACATGCAACAGTATCAGGGACGATCAGAATATCCTCGGATATACCGAGCTGAAAGATATTAACACCACCATCATAAACAACAGTTAACGGTATAAAGAGGGAAATCTCCAAAAGACCATAAAACATTCGCTGACACAGAGACAGAACACGAACAAACAGAAAAGTCTTGACAACCATCCCCAAATCAATCTGACAGAACGGAAGGATCAGACACCTCAAGATCCCAACAAAGTCAACAAGTATAAATAATTAACCAACACCAAGAGAGAGGGGTAATATTCTTTTCTCACTCTTACACTTTCACCTTTcacttctttcttttttctctcactaaaatacTAACTTGACCGTCGGAAAGGGCTCGCCAGAGTTCAACGCCGGCGACTCTTTAACGGTTGTCTTGTGAATTTCAGGTATTGAGAGCGGAGCCCAACCGCAGGATATAACACAAGTTATCAAGAATAATAGTGTTTATTTAAGAGATGGCAAATGGAGGAGAGAATAGGGTTATGTTTAAATTAGTCAACTTTAATTATTACTAATTGATCTCTTAAATAAAGATTGTATAGCCATTTATTAGTCCATAATCcaattaaatatgtatttgGTTATAGaagctaaaattttattaataaaaaaattattatttaatattcttataaattaattattaaatataattcatACCATAAACTATActactttaattattaaatatagtaaatcattactattttaatatgataatttataaaaacatgtATAACCATTTTAATAaccaattattaatattatttaaatttaattattaattatgatttatatTATTATCACATTACTAGTCACGTGCGaaacaattgaaaaaataataatactaataatacttttaaaataaggTATAAATTATTGAGAGAAAGCTGCAATGCACCTATGTGAATGATGTCCGCCCGCGCCTCGTAAAAATTTGAATTGAGACAGCGCCAACAAAAGCAGCTGCTACGTGTTCCTGTCTCCGTctttaaacatttcaaaaccCACCAAATCCTCCTTTACCCTACTCTTCTATTTCTTGAACCAGATCATACAAACATAATCAATGGCTTCTCGTTACAACTCATACGATTCAAGATCATCAACAGCATCCTCGCATTTCTCAGACCCATCTTCTTCCACAGAATTCAATCTCAACCCACCCACAAAACCCACTTCAAGAGCGTTACTCAAACTCAACCAACCCAAGATCAATGACCATCATAATTTAACTTCAATGGTCAAGAAATTCATGGGGAATAAGAAACCAGTGTTGGGTAAAGGAGGGTCTTCTTCAGGGCTGGTGATTCCTTGTGATTTGATAGCTGAGGACTTGAAGAAAACTGCCAGGAAAGGTTCCGGCTTTTCTGGGCTGCAGAAGAAGCTGTTTGGTAAAGAGAAGGAGAGCGGGAAAAAGGCGGTGAAGGCGTTGACGGAGGTGAAAGGGAATGTTAATAGCGGGAATACGAGGACACTGGCTATGGTTCTGAGGAGTGAGAGAGAGCTGTTGAGTGCTAGTAAAGAGCAGGATATGGAAATTGCTGAGTTGAAGTTGATGCTCGAGGCGAAGAACAGAGAAGTGTGTTTGATTTTTCGACTTATTAAATTCGGGTTTTAGTTTTTGTTTgcattttttgatttatttatgaaTTTGGGGTTAGTTCATTTTTGGTCATTAGTTGATTAGAAGGAACTATATGTTCATTGGATTTTGTTGAATTCTAGATGCTATTCGATTAATTAGGTGATAAATAAGTGCTTAGAAGAGACTTTAAAATGATGTTGCTACTTCTAAACCTGTTAATTTggattttgaatttataatttacttGAATTCGTTTGAGTTAAATAGTGATTTGTTGCCAAATATGGCCATTAGTATGTGTATTTTGGATGGTTAGATAATGGTAATTATAAATGGTAAGTGCAGGTTGAGAAGTTGAAAGATTTGTGCTTGAAGCAAAGGGAAGAGATCAGGTCACTGAAAAGTGCAGTTCTTTTTCCTGAGGTAATGAATCCTCAGGTTCAGGAGCTATTAGAGAAACAAGGATCAGAATTGAAGCAAGCCAAACAACTCATCCCAACTCTCCAGAGGCAGGTCACTTCTCTCACTGACCAGCTACAATTCCTTGCTGAGGATCTTGCCGAGGTATCGTTTCTTTTCTTGATTCAGGAATCATTTGCAATTTCATATGCACCCGTTGCTGAATATTGGCTCATCTCACTCTAGTTCATTTCCTTAGCTCAATACTTCTCTCATAAAAACCATATTTCTTGATGAGCATGTTCTATTTTATGGCATTTCAATTAAAGCCGGAATCtgtattttcttaaaaaaaagagtaaaaaatgAAGTGTTCTAGCAATGTATTTTCTTGATGAGCATGTTCTATTCTATGTAGCATGGAAACTGATATGCTGAAACGGGAAACGACATGTTCTACAAGAATAGGCTATAAGATAATGTTTTGGAGTTATATAAGCATTTTTGGATGTGAAAACAAAATGCTAAAATCTAGGATCGGAGGGGTTTATGAGCGAAATAGATGACGAGTGCTAGCTATTTAGTACCTCTTGGATGCATACTTAAGTATGTAATTAGCCTTCCATATAAGCTGAGGTAGATAAGGATTACAAGGTACAGTGATAAATCATTCACTAATACATACACCTCAATATGATCTGGCTCTTTCAATATCCACTTGTTACTATGGATTTtgtttttactttataaaagaataaatacTATCACCCCTTGAAATTACGTCCAAATTACTGTTTTCCTCTTGCAATTTAGAAACTTGTAGTTTTTTCTCGTCTTTTGGTTCCATTTAATTGAAACCCCCATACAAAAGATTCGGTTATCTAAAACTTAAAAGTCATGGAATTAGACCCAACCTTAGGAGTGATAGTAATTATTGCTAATTCATATTACCAATTGGGAAGTATGATAGCTTTTTTGGCCATAAGCAGGTGAAAGCTGA
This region of Mercurialis annua linkage group LG1-X, ddMerAnnu1.2, whole genome shotgun sequence genomic DNA includes:
- the LOC126669541 gene encoding uncharacterized protein LOC126669541, with protein sequence MASRYNSYDSRSSTASSHFSDPSSSTEFNLNPPTKPTSRALLKLNQPKINDHHNLTSMVKKFMGNKKPVLGKGGSSSGLVIPCDLIAEDLKKTARKGSGFSGLQKKLFGKEKESGKKAVKALTEVKGNVNSGNTRTLAMVLRSERELLSASKEQDMEIAELKLMLEAKNREVEKLKDLCLKQREEIRSLKSAVLFPEVMNPQVQELLEKQGSELKQAKQLIPTLQRQVTSLTDQLQFLAEDLAEVKADKYTRAYTQHYSSSPETPTYDHEEATKSLDFSSCDAASPGSPDDMFLKDFNPCLTPYYANKTKSQEFEAIGYDSPLEKRSSNDNMQKLSSRTRKISRSSDCYQSKNNADSGKKALRSDKNKSTYGKQTQLRYI